From Cyclopterus lumpus isolate fCycLum1 chromosome 2, fCycLum1.pri, whole genome shotgun sequence, a single genomic window includes:
- the spry2 gene encoding protein sprouty homolog 2 — MDSTSQNDSDGGGGRHERLPQPAGLSHDEGRPQLRPTLILDGPPDPGSTNRQLAHTPAVLSLDQIRISGSSNEYTEGPTVAQRSPAAPLRQQKSDLVSSPGLRTGGQPATPEEGPNNLHNLNSLTQYGNTNTSSSEDSQSSIRTNVASTSSGQRLLGSPASSNQIIRTQPKRAELSLKELKPLNHEFRAVLAVPGSGSHKTPGGHTNKCEGCGRCCCPECSRPRVLPSCWTCGRRCVCSVQNAVEYGTCVCCVKGLFYHCSSDDEDTCADKPFSCTQSHCCVRWATVSLFSLFFPCLLCYLPAKGCVATCQSCYDRVARPGCRCKNTRPVHCEDAEVDEVVDVEALGDGKTSR, encoded by the coding sequence ATGGATTCCACAAGTCAGAACGACAGCGACGGGGGAGGAGGACGCCACGAGCGGTTGCCGCAACCGGCAGGCTTGTCGCATGACGAAGGGAGACCGCAACTACGGCCTACGCTGATCTTAGATGGTCCACCAGATCCTGGGTCGACCAACCGGCAGCTGGCCCATACTCCAGCAGTGCTATCTCTGGACCAGATCAGGATAAGTGGGAGCAGTAATGAGTACACGGAAGGGCCCACAGTTGCCCAACGGTCTCCAGCAGCTCCGCTTAGGCAACAGAAGAGTGACTTGGTTTCGTCACCGGGTTTAAGGACCGGTGGGCAGCCCGCAACTCCAGAAGAGGGCCCTAATAACCTCCATAACCTGAATTCATTGACTCAATATGGGAACACAAATACTTCCAGCTCCGAGGACTCCCAGAGCAGCATCAGAACCAACGTGGCGAGCACTTCCTCGGGCCAGAGGCTCCTTGGCAGCCCGGCCAGCAGCAACCAGATAATCAGAACCCAGCCGAAACGGGCGGAGCTAAGTTTGAAAGAGCTGAAGCCTCTGAACCATGAGTTCAGGGCCGTGTTGGCCGTGCCCGGCAGCGGAAGCCATAAAACCCCAGGCGGACACACCAACAAGTGCGAAGGCTGCGGCCGATGCTGCTGCCCGGAGTGCAGCCGCCCGCGGGTGCTCCCTTCCTGCTGGACGTGCGGCCGGCGGTGCGTGTGCTCGGTGCAGAATGCGGTGGAGTACGGCACGTGCGTCTGCTGCGTCAAGGGGCTCTTCTACCACTGCTCCAGCGACGACGAGGACACGTGCGCCGACAAGCCCTTCTCGTGCACGCAGTCGCACTGCTGCGTCCGCTGGGCCACCGTGTCGCTCTTCTCCCTGTTCTTCCCCTGTCTCCTGTGCTACCTCCCGGCTAAAGGGTGCGTCGCCACATGCCAGAGCTGCTATGACCGAGTCGCGCGACCAGGCTGTCGGTGCAAGAACACAAGGCCGGTCCACTGTGAGGATGCCGAAGTAGACGAGGTGGTGGACGTTGAGGCGCTGGGGGATGGGAAGACTTCCCGGTGA